One window from the genome of Sardina pilchardus chromosome 12, fSarPil1.1, whole genome shotgun sequence encodes:
- the cd164 gene encoding sialomucin core protein 24, with product MFWRLFHVTLFLVFAGTTYAQADCSTILMCDLCNSTIDCTWVNCEDSVAKCVNETANTTSCVNATCAAATAGPTTVPLPPTAEPTTANVTNSTVPEPTSESVNTTTPRPPAPTTHDSNSTVPSSPASNVTVTTVAPSPSKSSTFDAASFIGGIVLVVGLQAVIFFLYKFCKSKDRNYHTL from the exons ATGTTCTGGAGACTTTTTCATGTGACATTATTCCTTGTCTTCGCAGGAACGACATACGCGCAAGCTG ATTGTTCCACAATACTGATGTGTGACCTGTGCAATAGCACCATTGACTGCACCTGGGTGAATTGCGAAG ATTCAGTTGCCAAGTGTGTGAACGAGACGGCCAACACCACCAGCTGCGTCAATGCTACTTGTGCAG CTGCAACAGCGGGGCCGACCAccgtccccctccctcccactgcTGAGCCCACTACCGCCAACGTCACCAACTCTACTGTCCCTGAGCCCACCtcag AATCTGTGAACACGACAACACCACGTCCTCCTGCCCCCACCACCCACGACTCCAACTCCACAGTCCCCAGCTCTCCAGCCTCCA ACGTTACCGTGACGACTGTGGCTCCGTCCCCCTCCAAGTCGTCGACGTTTGACGCGGCCAGCTTCATCGGGGGCATCGTGCTGGTGGTGGGCCTGCAGGCGGTCATCTTCTTCCTCTACAAGTTCTGCAAGTCCAAGGACCGCAACTACCACaccttgtaa
- the ppil6 gene encoding probable inactive peptidyl-prolyl cis-trans isomerase-like 6, which produces MASKQLVEVVGLMKEYHIQIAKGIAEGLKQKFPSSFADPTIRPLLECDWHTYLNNKKRELRGEVWQFDAPLMVYLSGRLIGDEKELARWAHEVWGFTLHRPHALNLALAEDYYINHLHDTGHMFVYMDVEIRGEVAGRLLFELFCDICPKTCANFRALCTGEKGLSDSDLMLAYKGSLIHRIVPNGWIQGGDINPAGKGNGGESIYGPTFEDESFAVSHNKRGILGMANQGPHSNGSQFYVTLQPAPWMDRKYVAFGQLVEGTEVLKSLEDVPTQNERPKVDCRVKTCGELQL; this is translated from the exons ATGGCTTCTAAGCAGCTTGTAGAGGTTGTTGGTCTTATGAAAGAGTATCATATTCAAATTGCGAAGGGCATTGCTGAG GGATTGAAACAGAAGTTTCCATCTTCATTCGCAGATCCGACTATCCGACCGCTGCTAGAATGCGATTGGCATACATATTTAAACAACAAGAAAAGG GAGCTAAGAGGAGAGGTATGGCAGTTCGATGCTCCCCTAATGGTATACCTCAGTGGCCGGTTGATTGGAGACGAAAAGGAGTTAGCTCGGTGGGCACACGAGGTCTGGGGGTTCACCCTTCATCGGCCCCATGCGCTGAACCTGGCCCTTGCTGAGGACTACTACATCAACCACCTGCATGATACTGGG cacatgtttgtgtacatggaTGTGGAGATCAGAGGAGAGGTTGCTGGGCGACTATTATTTGAG cTGTTTTGTGATATATGTCCAAAAACGTGTGCGAATTTCCGAGCTCTGTGCACAGGAGAGAAGGGTCTATCTGACAGCGACCTCATGCTCGCCTACAAAGGCTCCTTAATTCACCGAATTGTACCTAACGGCTGGATCCAGGGAGGAG ACATCAACCCTGCTGGGAAAGGCAATGGTGGAGAATCCATTTATGGCCCAACATTTGAAG ATGAGAGCTTTGCTGTATCGCACAACAAAAGAGGCATTCTGGGAATGGCCAACCAGGGTCCCCATAGCAACGGATCACAATTCTATGTCACCCTGCAGCCGGCACCATGGATGGATAGGAAATACGTGGCGTTTGG GCAACTGGTTGAGGGCACTGAGGTACTCAAGAGTCTGGAGGACGTCCCCACCCAGAACGAGAGACCCAAAGTGGACTGTAGAGTAAAGACCTGTGGAGAGCTCCAGCTGTGA
- the ak9 gene encoding adenylate kinase 9 translates to MSTRSDTHGMAESTLVDNLIEDEAEREILLAKPTCFVIFGKPGAGKTTLAKKLAQSWKCVLLDDTEMLNSLINIEEQPEDQPAASNPLLETLREGKAIPEEKMVELIVEKLNSTEVKHCGYVLSCLPSISEEYLSVQEQVELIRNLDLPPDVIINIKCPDWDLMQRVSGQRQHPLTGRVFQREQWDPDKRVLKKRHSDQDEEPEEEEEEIADETEETEDRELHKDMITHLVRVKENHPENVSHKMVLYKDTVLRQLEDYMADHDPLFLFELDGNRDPEELFKSVISRLECMSLRRAAVPIRLLQAEDDVPDEIDTEELVRSVAASKMVAPGVRWRRSRWGRNCPVALKEGHIVKGKPEFSVGFQDKIYILSSEVALHKFLTNPRPFLLPPMPQPPCKVSVIGQPCTGKTTLCQDLANHYGAVVIDMEALMEPVIVAMKKEMLDKLKHDTTVAAMEKIKVKREVDHMFDKEKEKAKDGEQSNEDGKDTAESEDPSPTDKALRDKSSDVAEEVTEDHPEVQAIVRETLKEAEKSSVKAPLDLYVEVLQKRIQEIEAEDADKEIKRGWVLDNFPRTRTQLASLQEMQGGLMPDILFCLMQSDDADRKTILTRLYLRNKEAVDAAVLKRLEEAESQSQQSQNALQQMQESEDESKTADTKLESVPEEPEADEAPVSQTVQEQPFPEGPEMEVYKTQLSKFGLEWESMESSITSRYSVLQLRGRSLHQLLEDMIAQMDRPFKHVAWELSGVDLDEEEEDAQAQAGSEEADEAEEEEEEGSKRVLGDTLHFCPVALKKTGCLVPCTDECAAKYRDKAYYFFTPEARDKFLSCPEEYVCRTHLFKAPALRLLVLGARGAGKTTQGRWLAEQLGLFHLQFRECLQELVLAKTQRRVDRTDEAEPPEEPPEELRDLRRQLEELQQDQSSAGGEAEAAVEMEAEGDSSTQEEPEPELTDEEEAIKAYLQEGAPLPQEVLEMVLVQWWEQEPYRSTGFILEGLPQSAEEVHFLAERHLFPDAVLVMSLDAGDVVPRLLPPLLARWKERRARRRDMQRQVKELRAKIRTDAIAKRRAELMAEHADKSQTMSSQVLEDLDSESRNDREEDDVEDEWEQDLEAQLQEEFPPEEEDDDPMEEEETEASAVERLQQEIRDRFDTDDNNLSMIGDQLADIQIPRITVNAGRKPRIVRYQLLQKAQPLLLNREALFLRGQPISTSLANNLLLNCYRYSSTFGRWDPVKFAEGDLIQPMQGPSNPSYPVLLNQFIYFFCSKATRNTFLKNPLKYLRQRPPNPSLPIKLAVIGPPKSGKTTVANTFVREYGMVRLSLGSVMRSVLAGQPHSELATHMLEHLKQGGTVPDQLAIQCLEVALMDLTCSTRGYVLDGFPVNKQQALLMEERGIIPMLVVELELETVDVLKRALKDKLKQTRPYPEHNSASILAVRCSCYRQEGEAVRQHYQLQRHNWLSLDARHSKWRLWTHVLDHTRLCMTSIHTYMERIHHGKAASIAHLCVSPRELQARLGEFGQYCPVSLAQQRHLVDCSQTSSLELAAEYRGHYYKMATKECLQKFLEAPERFVIPGCPYSLPPPHLLPRKLTVAQVKSRFPQQVELKGYCPVTYGDGKQRYEALVRGNMEFAVEYREKMYSCEREEKQERFLRMPELYWDQKLPHKLPPLGEPVQLTSLPMLGYLEQGVARSIIKAMTSVGCTKPKFPFLSVKKSALLYVAFYLKAFNPRLSDYTCKKYKRQLAQFEENCELITYLGSTMTVKYREPQQQPIDFEYKLQRFLALGTCCGLTQLSGR, encoded by the exons GACTGGGACCTGATGCAGCGGGTGTCGGGCCAGCGGCAGCACCCCCTGACTGGACGCGTGTTCCAGAGGGAGCAGTGGGACCCCGACAAGAGGGTGCTCAAGAAGAGGCACAGCGACCAGGACGAAgaaccagaggaggaggaggaggaaatcgCCGACGAGACTGAGGAG ACAGAGGATCGAGAGCTCCATAAGGACATGATCACACACCTGGTTCGCGTTAAAGAAAACCACCCAGAGAACGTTTCTCACAAGATGGTGCTCTACAAGGACACTGTGCTCAGACAACTGGAG GACTACATGGCAGATCATGACCCTCTGTTCCTGTTTGAGTTGGATGGGAATCGAGATCCTGAAGAGCTCTTTAAG tcagtgATCTCTCGTCTGGAGTGTATGTCATTGCGCCGTGCTGCAGTTCCTATTCGTCTACTGCAAGCAGAGGATGATGTTCCTGATGAGATTGACACC GAAGAGTTGGTGCGTAGTGTCGCTGCCTCCAAGATGGTGGCTCCAGGGGTGCGCTGGAGAAGGAGTCGCTGGGGTAGGAACTGTCCCGTCGCCCTCAAGGAGGGCCACATTGTCAAGGGCAAACCAGAGTTCTCtgtggg tTTCCAGGATAAGATCTACATCCTCTCCAGTGAGGTTGCCCTGCACAAGTTCCTGACCAACCCGAGGCCCTTCCTGCTGCCGCCCATGCCCCAGCCTCCCTGCAAGGTGTCCGTGATCGGACAGCCGTGCACGGGCAAGACCACGCTGTGCCAAGACCTGGCCAACCACTACGGGGCTGTCGTCATCGACATGGAGGCACTGATGGAGCCCGTCATCGTCGCCATGAAGAAG GAGATGCTGGACAAGCTCAAGCATGACACCACGGTAGCTGCTATGGAGAAGATTAAAGTGAAGAGAGAAGTGGATCACATGTTTGACAAAG aaaaagagaaggcaAAAGATGGTGAGCAGTCCAATGAGGATGGTAAAGACACAGCTGAATCAG AAGATCCTTCACCAACAGATAAGGCCTTACGTGACAAGAGCAGTGATG TGGCAGAGGAGGTAACAGAGGACCACCCAGAGGTGCAGGCTATCGTCAGGGAGACCCTGAAGGAGGCGGAAAAGAGCAGCGTCAAGGCCCCACTTGACCTCTATGTGGAAGTTTTACAGAAACGCAtccaagag ATTGAGGCTGAGGACGCGGACAAGGAGATCAAGCGGGGATGGGTTCTGGACAACTTCCCCCGGACACGGACCCAACTGGCCTCGTTACAGGAAATGCAGGGCGGGCTTATGCCCGACATCCTCTTCTGTCTGATGCAGTCGGACGACGCAGACC GAAAGACCATCCTGACCAGACTGTACCTGCGCAACAAGGAGGCGGTGGATGCCGCTGTGCTCAAGAGGCTTGAAGAGGCAGAGAGCCAAAGCCAGCAGTCTCAGAATGCTCT acagCAGATGCAGGAGTCAGAGGATGAATCCAAAACAGCGGACACCAAACTAGAGTCTGTTCCAGAGGAGCCTGAGG cCGATGAGGCCCCAGTGAGCCAGACGGTGCAGGAGCAGCCCTTCCCGGAGGGCCCAGAGATGGAGGTGTACAAGACGCAGCTGAGCAAGTTCGGCCTGGAGTGGGAGAGCATGGAGTCGTCCATCACCAGCCGCTACTCCGTCCTGCAGCTCCGGGGGCGCTCGCTCCATCAGCTGCTGGAGGACATGATCGCACAGATGGACC GGCCCTTTAAGCACGTGGCCTGGGAGCTGTCGGGTGTGGacctggatgaggaagaggaggatgctcAGGCTCAGGCAGGCTCTGAGGAAGCTGACGAAGCTGAGgaagag gaggaggagggctctAAGCGTGTGCTGGGGGACACTCTGCACTTCTGTCCGGTGGCGCTGAAGAAGACCGGCTGCCTGGTGCCCTGCACGGACGAGTGCGCCGCCAAATACCGCGACAAGGCCTACTACTTCTTCACTCCCGAGGCCCGCGACAAGTTCCTCAGCTGCCCCGAGGAGTACGTCTGCAGAACACATCTCTtcaag GCCCCAGCGCTGCGCCTCCTGGTGCTGGGGGCGCGCGGTGCGGGGAAGACGACCCAGGGGCGCTGGCTGGCCGAGCAGCTGGGCCTCTTCCACCTGCAGTTCCGCGAGTGCCTGCAGGAGCTTGTCCTGGCCAAGACGCAGCGGCGCGTGGACCGCACCGACGAGGCCGAGCCGCCCGAGGAGCCGCCCGAGGAGCTGCGCGACCTCCGGAGGCAGCTGGAGGAACTGCAGCAGGACCAGAGCTCGGCCGGTGGAGAGGCGGAGGCAGCGGTGGAGATGGAGGCGGAGGGGGATAGTTCTACACAGGAG gagcctGAGCCCGAGCTGACGGACGAGGAGGAGGCCATCAAGGCGTACCTGCAGGAGGGagctcctctgcctcaggaGGTGCTGGAGATGGTGCTGGTGCAGTGGTGGGAGCAGGAGCCCTACAG GTCGACGGGCTTCATCCTGGAGGGTCTCCCCCAGAGTGCCGAGGAGGTGCACTTCCTGGCGGAGCGGCACCTGTTCCCCGACGCCGTGCTCGTCATGTCGCTGGACGCGGGCGACGTGGTGCCCCGCCTCCTGCCCCCGCTGCTCGCCCGCTGGAAGGAGCGCCGCGCCCGCAGACGAGACATGCAGCGCCAGGTCAAGGAGCTGCGCGCCAAGatcagg ACGGATGCCATTGCTAAGAGGAGAGCTGAGCTCATGGCGGAGCACGCGGATAAAAGCCAGACCATGTCCAGTCAG GTGCTGGAGGACCTGGACTCGGAGAGCAGGAATGACAGGGAGGAGGACGACGTGGAGGACGAGTGGGAGCAGGACCTGGAGGCgcagctgcaggaggagtttccccccgaggaggaggacgacgacccgatggaggaggaggagacggaggccAGCGCCGTGGAGCGTCTACAGCAGGAGATCAGAGACCGCTTCGACACGGACGACAACAACCTCTCCATGATAGGG gacCAGCTGGCTGATATCCAGATTCCGCGGATCACAGTGAACGCAGGCCGCAAGCCGCGGATCGTGCGCTACCAGCTGCTGCAGAAGGCGCAGCCCCTGCTGCTCAACCGAGAAGCCCTGTTCCTGCGGGGGCAGCCAATCAGCACCAGCCTCGCCAACAACCTGCTCCTCAACTGCTACAGATACAGCAGCACCTTTGGCCGCTGGGACCCTGTTAAG TTTGCGGAGGGCGACCTGATCCAGCCGATGCAGGGTCCGTCCAACCCCAGCTACCCTGTGCTGCTCAACCAGTTCATCTACTTCTTCTGCTCCAAAGCCACGCGCAACACCTTCCTCAAGAACCCGCTCAAGTACCTGCGCCAGCGGCCGCCCAACCCCTCGCTGCCCATCAAACTGGCCGTCATCGGCCCGCCCAAGTCAGGAAAGACCACAG tggCGAACACGTTTGTGCGTGAGTACGGCATGGTGCGCCTGTCCCTGGGCTCGGTGATGCGGAGCGTGTTGGCCGGGCAGCCCCACAGCGAGCTGGCCACGCACATGCTGGAGCACCTGAAGCAGGGAGGCACGGTGCCCGACCAACTGGCCATCCAGTGCCTGGAGGTGGCCCTCATGGACCTCACCTGTAGCACCCGCGG gtacgtGCTGGATGGTTTTCCTGTGAACAAGCAGCAGGCTCTCCTGATGGAGGAGCGTGGCATCATCCCCatgctggtggtggagctggagctggagactgTGGACGTGCTCAAGAGGGCCTTGAAAGACAAGTTAAAGCAAACCAG aCCCTACCCTGAGCACAACAGTGCCTCCATCCTGGCGGTGCGCTGCTCCTGTTACAGGCAGGAGGGGGAGGCTGTGCGGCAGCACTACCAGCTCCAGCGCCACAACTGGCTCTCGCTGGACGCCCGGCACAGCAAGTGGCGGCTGTGGACCCACGTGCTGGACCACACGCGCCTCTGCATGACCAGCATACACACCTACATGGAGCGCATACACcacg GCAAGGCGGCAAGTATCGCCcacctgtgtgtctctccccgGGAGTTGCAGGCTCGCCTTGGGGAGTTTGGACAGTACTGCCCAGTGAGCCTGGCTCAACAGCGACACCTGGTGGACTGCTCACAGACCAGCTCCTTGGAGCTGGCTGCAGAGTACCGTGGTCACTACTACAAGATGGCCACAAAAGAGTGCCTGCAG AAATTCCTTGAAGCTCCAGAGCGCTTTGTGATTCCCGGTTGCCCAtactccctcccccctccccacctgtTGCCACGGAAACTGACTGTGGCACAGGTGAAGAGTCGGTTCCCCCAGCAGGTGGAGCTGAAGGGCTATTGCCCCGTTACCTACGGCGATGGGAAGCAGAG GTACGAGGCGCTGGTCAGGGGGAACATGGAGTTTGCCGTGGAGTACCGGGAGAAGATGTACAgctgcgagagagaggagaaacaggagAGGTTCCTTAG GATGCCTGAGTTGTACTGGGATCAGAAGCTTCCCCATAAGCTGCCTCCACTAGGAGAGCCCGTCCAGCTCACCTCTCTGCCCATGCTGGGCTACCTGGAGCAG GGTGTGGCAAGATCCATCATTAAAGCGATGACTTCAGTTGGCTGTACGAAGCCCAAGTTCCCCTTTTTGAGTGTGAAGAAATCTGCTCTGCTGTATGTGGCCTTTTACCTCAAAG cttTTAACCCACGTCTCTCTGACTACACCTGTAAAAAGTACAAGCGTCAGCTGGCCCAGTTCGAGGAAAACTGTGAGCTCATCACCTACCTGGGCTCCACCATGACAGTGAAGTACCGggagccgcagcagcagcccatTGACTTTGAATATAAACTGCAGCGCTTCCTGGCTCTGGGGACTTGCTGTGGACTAACTCAGCTGTCtggaagataa